From Bombus huntii isolate Logan2020A unplaced genomic scaffold, iyBomHunt1.1 ctg00000093.1, whole genome shotgun sequence, the proteins below share one genomic window:
- the LOC126876768 gene encoding katanin p60 ATPase-containing subunit A-like 2 isoform X2, giving the protein MDVSDVLFREARLSPEHRVCDNIDLEIIVAEYENYYKMKFQKYPILCKKITGREMTREVTNASKTVCRSIETKAKSVSKQARSEPVKETNLQQKITDDNTNHINLAMTVTSIFPNENDGRSSEELFNVPMEQSMQSKILKCVEKLYSDNPELRKIAEDISCRRRHFIFVSSQEIIVNKLNVHWDDVIGLEECKTAVKEAVVYPLKYPIFFDGPFSPWKGILLYGPPGTGKTKLAKAVATECHCTFFNITASSLVSKWRGDSEKYIRVSCFVYVLFELAYSHSPTIIFIDEIGWIATNKGDCILSEPAKRFRSELLSRLDGLVSNENSNVVLLATTNSPWGIDAALLRRLEKQIYVSLPNEVARLGIFKLYLSNHLLENTDIVNHIVKCTERYSCADIKLLCKQAWLLEISPIWRRLEKKETPVTTLKYELKSYEILAKLLKKMSPTVMQIDKYDTWNK; this is encoded by the exons ATGG acGTTAGCGATGTATTATTCCGGGAAGCTCGTCTATCTCCCGAACATCGGGTTTGCGACAACatcgatttggaaattatcgttgcagagtatgaaaattattacaagatgaaatttcaaaaatatcccatattgtgtaagaaaataactggaagggaaatgacgagggaagtgacaaatgcaagcaaaac TGTTTGTAGAAGTATTGAGACAAAAGCCAAATCTGTTAGTAAACAAGCGAGAAGTGAGCCTGTGAAAGAGACGAATCTACAGCAGAAGATAACTGATGACAATACGAATCATATTAATCTCGCAATGACAGTGACGTCAATATTCCCCAATGAGAATGATGGACGTTCATCAGAAGAGCTATTTAACGTCCCAATGGAACAATCCATGCaatcgaagatattgaaatgcGTTGAAAAGCTTTATTCAGATAATCCGGAATTACGAAAGATTGCTGAGGACATCTCATGC agaagacgccattttatctttgtatcgTCACAGGAGATCatagtaaacaaattaaatgtacattgggatgacgttataggccTAGAGGAATGTAAAACCGCTGTTAAGGAGGCCGTTGTGTATCCCCTTAAGTATCCTATCTTTTTTGATGGCCCGTTTTCCCCCTGGAAAGGTATTTTGCTGTACGGCCCACCTGGTACAG ggaaaacgaagttagcgaaggcagtcgcgacagaatgccattgcaccttttttaacataactgCCAGCTCATTGGTCAGCAAATGGAGAGGCGATTCCGAgaagtatatacgtgtaagttgctttgtctat gttttatttgaacttgcctatagtcattcgcctacaattatttttatcgacgagattgGCTGGATCGCCACAAATAAAGGAGACTGTATATTGTCTGAACCTGCAAAGAGATTCAGATCAGAACTTCTTTCTAGATTGGATGGATTAGTGTCTAATGAGAATTCTAATGTAGTTCTTCTGGCTACAACTAATTCCCCTTG gggcattgatgcagctttactcaggcgtctcgaaaagcaaatatacgtatcattacccaatgaagttgctcgacttggtatattcaaattataccttagcaaccacttattagaaaatacagatattgtaaaccacatagtaaaatgtactgaaagatattcttgtgcagatataaaattgctttgtaagcaagcgtggctactagaaataagcccgatatggaggagacttgaaaagaaagaaacacctgttaccactttgaaatatgaattaaaaagttatgaaatattagcaaaattgttaaaaaaaatgtcacctacagttatgcaaatagataaatatgatacgtggaacaaataa